A segment of the Bdellovibrio bacteriovorus genome:
AAGCGCCTATCAGAACAATGATGAAATCGCCTTTAAGAGCCGCCTGCAAAGCCTTCTGTCGCGCTATCCACAAAGCCCTTACGCCGACAATGCCTTGTTCGTAGCGGGTCGTATGGCCGTGGATAACGGTAATTACGCAGAAGCGATCAAGTACTTTGCGCAAATCGAAAAGCAATATCCGCGCAGCAACAAAGTCGCTGCAGCCAAATTTGCCAAAGCCATGACCTATAAAAAAATGAATCTGCCTGAGTTTTCTCGCAAAGCCCTGC
Coding sequences within it:
- a CDS encoding tetratricopeptide repeat protein, which translates into the protein MKQLRLLAATVLLSLPLASFAKPATSNAKSSSRDLSQEALLVELTGKDLSKESDIGLYAEMVSAYQNNDEIAFKSRLQSLLSRYPQSPYADNALFVAGRMAVDNGNYAEAIKYFAQIEKQYPRSNKVAAAKFAKAMTYKKMNLPEFSRKALLDVRSRYPGSPESFRADAELKILK